A part of Brassica rapa cultivar Chiifu-401-42 chromosome A05, CAAS_Brap_v3.01, whole genome shotgun sequence genomic DNA contains:
- the LOC103874782 gene encoding probable beta-1,3-galactosyltransferase 8 gives MRPKAASGKAIIVLCLASFLAGSLFMSRSLSRSYVSEEEDKHLAKHLSKRLEVQKDCDEHKRKLIESKSRDIIGEVSKTHQAVKALERTMSTLELELAAGRTSHRNSEFWSEKSAKNQSLQKAFAVIGINTAFSSKKRRDSVRQTWMPTGEKLKKIEKEKGIVVRFVIGHSATPGGVLDKAIDEEDLEHKDFLRLKHIEGYHQLSTKTRLYFSTAAAMWDAEFYVKVDDDVHVNLGMLVTTLARYQSRPRVYIGCMKSGPVLSQKGVKYHEPEFWKFGEEGNKYFRHATGQIYAISKDLAAYISTNQGILHRYANEDVSLGAWMLGLEVEHVDERSMCCGTPPDCQWKAQAGNVCAASFDWSCSGICKSVDRMTRVHRACAEGDTPLSNFRFFF, from the exons ATGAGGCCTAAAGCTGCTTCAGGGAAAGCCATAATAGTGCTGTGCCTCGCCAGCTTTCTTGCAGGCTCACTGTTCATGAGTCGATCTTTGAGTCGCTCATACGTGTCTGAAGAAGAGGATAAACATCTCGCAAAGCATTTGTCCAAACGTTTAGAAGTTCAAAAGGACTGCGATGAACATAAACGC AAACTGATAGAAAGCAAATCTAGAGACATAATAGGAGAAGTATCAAAAACCCACCAAGCAGTAAA AGCATTGGAGAGAACAATGTCAACGTTGGAGCTGGAGTTAGCAGCAGGACGTACCAGCCATAGAAACAGTGAGTTCTGGAGTGAAAAGAGCGCGAAAAACCAGAGCCTGCAGAAAGCGTTTGCAGTGATAGGAATCAACACAGCATTCAGCAGCAAGAAAAGACGTGACTCGGTGAGGCAGACATGGATGCCAACAGGAGAAAAGCTGAAGAAAATCGAGAAAGAGAAAGGGATTGTTGTAAG GTTTGTGATAGGACACAGTGCAACCCCAGGAGGAGTACTAGACAAAGCCATAGATGAAGAAGATTTAGAGCATAAAGATTTCTTGAGACTAAAACACATTGAAGGATATCATCAGCTCTCTACAAAGACAAGACTCTACTTCTCAACAGCAGCAGCAATGTGGGACGCAGAGTTCTACGTGAAGGTAGACGACGATGTTCATGTCAACTTAGGAATGCTCGTTACAACACTAGCAAGATATCAATCAAGACCGAGGGTTTACATTGGATGCATGAAGTCCGGTCCGGTTCTTTCACAAAA GGGAGTGAAGTACCACGAGCCAGAGTTTTGGAAGTTCGGAGAAGAAGGGAACAAGTACTTCAGGCATGCGACAGGGCAGATCTACGCAATCTCTAAGGACTTAGCAGCGTACATCTCTACTAACCA GGGAATACTGCACAGGTACGCGAACGAGGACGTGTCGTTAGGAGCGTGGATGCTAGGGTTAGAGGTGGAGCATGTGGACGAGAGGTCAATGTGTTGCGGGACGCCACCGGATTGTCAGTGGAAAGCGCAGGCGGGGAACGTGTGTGCTGCGTCGTTCGATTGGTCATGCAGTGGGATTTGTAAGTCGGTTGACCGGATGACACGTGTGCACCGCGCTTGCGCGGAAGGAGACActcctctctctaattttcgATTCTTCTTCTGA